The following proteins are encoded in a genomic region of Ovis canadensis isolate MfBH-ARS-UI-01 breed Bighorn chromosome 16, ARS-UI_OviCan_v2, whole genome shotgun sequence:
- the LRRC14B gene encoding leucine-rich repeat-containing protein 14B, whose translation MQSLRFISAVALVSHPPGAQQSLDAVAHNLYPLLFKASYLLEQSAVIRLLLQHWPLEEFRLGPLLGPSADHTGDLRDRACRACLEACMHGLANHVLQGGGCRRLRVVDLTGIRDVQVQRCPCGRALGRWGRTELLARTCCELQEQPCATRRPVEVLADVFVTAGNFEAVARALGPAGPGPLRVRCLSLRADSLDPGRLLHVLHLAGPRELRRLEVVHNVRLHAGHVQQLLAQGGFPRLVSLTLPAKAFDAPPASTPAPDGEEPLLASIAWALSRMTQLTELHVAFSTLTGKLQTLLGPLRTPLRVLDVGNCALNHEDMTFLANCIHAAHLEVLDLSGHCLVDLFPATFHRLLGQAAPTLRALTLEECGLEDRHVGALSLALGTCRRLRELRFLGNPLSGRALRRLFTALCELPRLRCVEFPVPRDCYPEGSAYPQDELAMSKFDQQKYDAIAADLRAVLLRAGRDDIQVSTPLFGSFDPDIQETSNELGAFLLQAFKTALENFSRVLKQME comes from the exons ATGCAGTCGCTGCGCTTCATCTCCGCGGTGGCCCTGGTGTCCCACCCCCCGGGGGCCCAGCAGAGCCTGGACGCCGTGGCCCATAATCTATACCCGCTGCTCTTCAAAGCCAGCTACCTGCTGGAGCAGTCCGCCGTGATCCGCCTTCTTCTCCAGCACTGGCCACTGGAGGAGTTTCGGCTGGGCCCTCTGCTGGGTCCGAGCGCGGACCACACGGGGGACCTGCGGGACCGGGCCTGCCGGGCCTGCCTGGAGGCCTGCATGCACGGCCTGGCCAATCACGTGCTCCAGGGTGGGGGCTGCCGGCGGCTGCGGGTGGTTGACCTCACGGGCATCCGAGATGTGCAGGTGCAGAGGTGCCCCTGCGGGCGGGCGCTGGGCAGATGGGGCCGGACGGAGCTGCTGGCCAGGACCTGCTGCGAGCTGCAGGAGCAGCCCTGCGCCACCCGGCGCCCCGTCGAGGTCCTGGCCGACGTCTTCGTCACCGCGGGCAACTTTGAGGCGGTGGCACGCGCCCTGGGGCCGGCGGGCCCTGGCCCTCTGCGCGTGCGCTGCCTCTCGCTGCGGGCGGACAGCCTGGACCCGGGACGGCTGCTGCACGTGCTGCACCTGGCAGGGCCCCGCGAGCTGCGCCGGCTGGAGGTGGTGCACAACGTGCGTCTGCACGCAGGCCACGTGCAGCAGCTGCTGGCCCAGGGGGGCTTCCCGCGGCTGGTCTCACTCACCCTGCCCGCCAAGGCCTTTGACGCGCCCCCCGCCAGCACCCCTGCCCCTGACGgcgaggagcccctgctcgcctCCATCGCTTGGGCGCTCAGCAGGATGACGCAGCTCACGGAGCTGCACGTGGCCTTCTCCACGCTGACCGGGAAGCTGCAGACACTGCTTGG CCCCCTCCGGACGCCGCTGAGAGTGCTGGACGTGGGCAACTGCGCCCTGAACCATGAAGACATGACCTTCTTGGCGAACTGCATCCACGCGGCCCACCTGGAGGTGCTGGACCTCAGCGGGCACTGTCTGGTGGACCTGTTCCCGGCCACCTTCCACCGGCTGCTGGGCCAGGCAGCCCCCACGCTGAGGGCCCTGACCCTGGAGGAGTGCGGCCTCGAGGACCGGCACGTGGGCGCGCTGAGCCTGGCGCTGGGCACCTGCCGCCGGCTGCGGGAGCTGCGCTTCCTGGGGAACCCGCTGTCGGGCCGCGCGCTCCGGCGCCTCTTCACCGCCCTCTGCGAGCTCCCCCGGCTGCGGTGCGTGGAGTTCCCAGTGCCCCGGGACTGCTACCCTGAGGGCAGCGCCTACCCCCAGGACGAGCTGGCCATGTCCAAGTTCGACCAGCAGAAATACGACGCCATTGCGGCAGACCTGCGCGCGGTGCTGCTGCGCGCCGGCCGGGACGACATCCAGGTCTCCACACCCCTCTTCGGGAGTTTCGACCCAGACATTCAGGAAACCAGCAATGAACTCGGAGCTTTCTTGCTGCAAGCTTTCAAAACCGCTCTAGAAAACTTCTCCAGAGTGCTGAAACAGATGGAGTAG